The following proteins are encoded in a genomic region of Microcoleus sp. FACHB-68:
- the lpdA gene encoding dihydrolipoyl dehydrogenase — protein MSQGFDYDLVIIGAGVGGHGAALHAVSCGLKVAIVESAEMGGTCINRGCIPSKALLAAAGRVRELRDAHHLKTLGIQLGEMTFDRQAISDHAGGIVSKIRGDMTNSLKRLGVDVIQGWGRLAGTQKVTVTTDKGEKTVTADEIILAPGSVPFVPPGIEIDGKTVFTSDAGIKLESLPSWIAIIGSGYIGLEFADIYTALGSEITMIEALDQLMPTFDPDIAKQAQRVLIAPRDIETRVGLLAKKVTPGSPVVIELADVKTKEVVEVLEVDACLVATGRIPATKDMGLEAAGVEIDRRGFIPVDDRMAVLSGGEPVPHLWAIGDATGKMMLAHAASAQGITAVENICGRPRTVDYRCIPAAAFTHPEISFVGMTEPAAKEMGQAEGFEVAAVRTYFKGNSKAIAEGETDGLAKVIYRQDTGELLGVHILGIHAADLIQEAANAIAHRQSVRDLAFLVHTHPTLSEVLDEAYKRALTPH, from the coding sequence ATGAGTCAGGGATTTGATTACGATTTGGTAATTATCGGGGCCGGTGTGGGTGGACATGGTGCGGCTTTGCACGCGGTCAGCTGCGGCTTGAAAGTGGCGATTGTGGAATCGGCAGAAATGGGCGGCACCTGTATTAACCGGGGCTGTATTCCCTCAAAAGCCTTGCTGGCGGCTGCCGGTCGTGTGCGGGAACTGCGGGATGCCCACCATCTCAAGACGCTGGGGATTCAATTGGGGGAAATGACTTTCGACCGGCAAGCGATTTCAGACCATGCCGGCGGCATCGTCAGCAAAATTCGTGGCGATATGACCAATAGCCTTAAACGTCTGGGCGTCGATGTGATTCAGGGATGGGGCCGGCTAGCTGGAACGCAAAAAGTAACCGTCACGACAGACAAAGGTGAAAAAACAGTTACCGCCGACGAGATTATTTTAGCTCCGGGTTCGGTTCCCTTTGTCCCCCCAGGCATTGAAATTGACGGAAAAACTGTATTTACGAGCGATGCCGGCATCAAGCTGGAATCGCTACCGTCTTGGATCGCCATCATTGGCAGTGGTTATATTGGTTTGGAATTTGCCGATATTTACACCGCACTGGGCAGCGAAATCACGATGATCGAAGCCCTAGATCAGCTAATGCCCACGTTTGACCCGGATATTGCCAAGCAAGCTCAGCGCGTGCTGATCGCGCCCCGCGACATTGAAACCAGAGTCGGGCTGTTGGCGAAAAAAGTAACGCCCGGATCGCCGGTAGTGATTGAACTTGCCGACGTTAAAACCAAAGAAGTTGTAGAAGTTTTAGAAGTGGATGCCTGCTTGGTGGCAACAGGACGCATTCCAGCCACCAAAGATATGGGATTAGAAGCTGCCGGCGTTGAAATTGACCGGCGCGGCTTTATTCCCGTTGATGACCGCATGGCGGTATTATCTGGCGGTGAGCCGGTGCCCCACCTTTGGGCAATTGGCGACGCCACCGGCAAGATGATGCTTGCTCACGCAGCCTCCGCACAGGGCATCACAGCCGTGGAAAATATTTGTGGGCGTCCCCGTACCGTTGATTACCGCTGCATCCCTGCCGCCGCCTTCACCCACCCAGAAATTAGCTTTGTCGGCATGACAGAGCCGGCAGCCAAGGAAATGGGCCAAGCCGAAGGATTTGAAGTGGCAGCCGTACGCACATACTTCAAGGGCAATTCTAAAGCTATTGCCGAAGGAGAAACCGACGGCTTAGCCAAAGTGATTTACCGGCAAGACACCGGCGAATTACTGGGTGTTCACATTCTGGGTATCCACGCCGCCGATTTAATCCAAGAAGCTGCCAATGCCATCGCCCACCGGCAATCTGTGCGCGATTTAGCCTTTTTGGTTCACACCCATCCCACCCTCTCGGAAGTGTTGGATGAAGCCTATAAGCGAGCACTAACGCCGCATTGA
- the trpC gene encoding indole-3-glycerol phosphate synthase TrpC, whose product MQIRRRPPNPSVAVTSLRYQVKMADSEPRHILEEIVWQKETEVAQLRERLPLAELQYQVKSAPAPRDFLAALREGKTQPALIAEVKKASPSKGVIREDFEPVEIALAYQQGGASCISVLTDEKFFQGSFENLRRVRSSVELPVLCKDFLIYPYQIYLARLNGADAVLLIAAILSDKDLQYFVKIVKVLGMTALIEVHTLEELDRVLGIEGVTLVGINNRNLEDFSVDLQTTVGLMAERGEQLRERGILVVSESGLHSREDLSRVADAGATAVLIGESLVKQPDPADAIAKLF is encoded by the coding sequence ATGCAAATTCGACGCCGTCCTCCAAATCCATCTGTTGCCGTCACTTCCCTGCGCTATCAGGTGAAAATGGCTGACTCGGAACCGCGCCATATTTTAGAAGAAATTGTCTGGCAGAAGGAAACTGAAGTTGCCCAACTGCGGGAACGCTTGCCTTTAGCTGAGCTACAGTATCAGGTAAAAAGCGCACCGGCACCCCGCGATTTTTTAGCGGCGTTGCGGGAAGGCAAAACGCAACCGGCACTGATTGCGGAAGTTAAAAAGGCGTCTCCCAGTAAGGGCGTAATCCGGGAGGATTTCGAGCCGGTGGAGATTGCTCTGGCTTACCAGCAAGGCGGTGCGAGCTGCATCTCTGTGTTAACGGATGAGAAATTTTTTCAAGGCAGCTTTGAGAATTTGCGGCGGGTTCGCTCCTCTGTTGAGCTGCCGGTGTTGTGCAAGGATTTTCTAATTTATCCCTACCAAATTTACCTCGCTCGCCTCAACGGGGCTGATGCGGTGCTGTTGATTGCGGCGATTCTTTCTGACAAAGATTTACAATATTTTGTGAAAATTGTCAAGGTTTTGGGAATGACAGCCCTGATAGAAGTACACACCTTAGAGGAACTGGATCGGGTGCTGGGCATCGAGGGCGTAACCTTGGTGGGGATTAACAATCGCAATTTGGAAGACTTTTCTGTGGATCTGCAAACTACGGTTGGGCTGATGGCAGAACGAGGCGAACAGTTGCGTGAACGTGGGATTTTAGTTGTCAGCGAGTCGGGGCTGCACAGCAGAGAGGATTTGAGCCGGGTGGCTGATGCCGGCGCTACTGCGGTTCTGATTGGTGAGTCTTTGGTGAAACAGCCAGACCCAGCCGATGCGATTGCGAAGCTTTTCTGA
- a CDS encoding DUF5340 domain-containing protein: MEPIPLPSHIHYELLLQLLERQTMFAVGQKPSQREQVHQLISTLRKALAQQKQLEDSCERANVPIEYRWSLNDSNGEQTSNQNFRKAQQQPPA, from the coding sequence ATGGAGCCTATTCCTCTTCCTTCCCATATCCACTACGAATTGCTATTGCAACTGTTAGAGCGTCAAACAATGTTTGCTGTTGGGCAAAAGCCTTCTCAACGCGAACAGGTACATCAGCTGATTTCGACGCTCCGCAAAGCGCTTGCCCAACAGAAGCAACTAGAAGATAGCTGTGAACGAGCGAATGTACCAATAGAGTACCGCTGGTCACTCAATGACAGCAACGGAGAACAGACTTCTAATCAGAATTTCCGGAAAGCACAGCAGCAACCACCGGCCTGA
- a CDS encoding alanine--glyoxylate aminotransferase family protein yields MDDKLMLMIPGPTPVPEQALLALSRHPIGHRSGDFSKIMAEVTQNLKWLHQTENDVLILTASGTGAMEAGIINFLSPGDRVLVGCNGKFGDRWAEVCEAYGLAVEKVSAEWGKALEPEQFREKLAADTGKQIKAVILTHSETSTGVLNDLETINRHVKEHGEALMMVDTVTSLGAVNVPMDAWGLDVVASGSQKGYMIPPGLGFVAVSPKAWEAYKTAKLPRYYLDLGKYRKDAAKNTTPFTPPVNLFFALQASLNMMRNEGLENIFARHQRLMKATRAAIKAMDLPLLTSDEAASPAITAVGPAQIDAEKVRSIVKKRFDIVLAGGQDHLTGKIFRIGHLGFVSDRDILAAIASLEVAFKELGHKSFTPGAGVAAAAEIFAQS; encoded by the coding sequence ATGGACGATAAGCTGATGCTGATGATTCCTGGCCCAACGCCGGTGCCAGAGCAGGCATTACTCGCGCTCTCTCGGCACCCAATTGGCCACCGCAGCGGTGATTTTAGTAAAATCATGGCAGAGGTTACTCAAAACCTCAAATGGCTGCACCAAACGGAAAACGATGTTTTGATTTTGACAGCCAGTGGCACCGGCGCGATGGAAGCAGGAATTATCAACTTTCTGAGTCCGGGTGATCGGGTTTTGGTTGGCTGTAATGGTAAATTTGGCGATCGGTGGGCTGAAGTTTGTGAAGCTTACGGACTCGCCGTCGAGAAAGTTTCGGCAGAGTGGGGCAAAGCACTTGAACCTGAACAGTTCCGAGAAAAACTGGCAGCAGACACCGGCAAACAAATCAAAGCCGTGATCCTTACCCACAGCGAAACGTCCACCGGCGTCCTTAATGACTTAGAAACAATTAACCGGCACGTCAAAGAGCACGGCGAAGCTTTGATGATGGTAGACACCGTTACCAGCTTAGGGGCGGTTAATGTGCCGATGGATGCCTGGGGATTAGATGTTGTGGCATCTGGGTCACAAAAAGGCTATATGATTCCTCCTGGGCTGGGTTTTGTGGCTGTTAGCCCCAAAGCTTGGGAGGCTTACAAAACGGCAAAACTGCCCCGTTACTACTTGGATCTGGGCAAATACCGTAAAGATGCTGCGAAAAACACCACACCGTTTACGCCGCCGGTGAACTTGTTTTTTGCCCTGCAAGCCTCGCTGAACATGATGCGGAATGAAGGGTTAGAAAATATTTTTGCACGGCACCAGCGCTTAATGAAGGCCACTCGCGCTGCAATTAAAGCGATGGATCTACCCCTGTTGACCTCGGATGAGGCAGCTAGTCCAGCGATCACAGCCGTAGGGCCGGCACAAATAGACGCGGAAAAAGTGCGTTCAATTGTGAAAAAGCGGTTCGATATCGTTCTTGCCGGCGGACAAGATCATCTTACGGGCAAGATATTCCGAATTGGCCACTTAGGGTTTGTCAGTGATCGGGATATCTTGGCGGCCATTGCTTCTCTAGAAGTTGCCTTCAAAGAATTGGGCCATAAAAGCTTCACGCCGGGTGCCGGTGTTGCCGCTGCTGCTGAAATTTTTGCTCAGTCTTAG
- a CDS encoding DUF2949 domain-containing protein: MAPATHNKFIRFLQDDLAISASCLKIALRHREQDPGPLPMILWQYGLVTIEQLERIYDWLETA, translated from the coding sequence ATGGCACCCGCAACACACAATAAATTCATCCGATTTTTACAAGACGATTTAGCAATTTCTGCGTCCTGTCTTAAAATCGCTCTGCGGCATCGCGAGCAAGATCCAGGCCCATTGCCCATGATTCTCTGGCAGTATGGCTTGGTAACGATTGAACAGTTAGAACGAATCTACGACTGGCTGGAAACAGCATAA
- a CDS encoding DUF192 domain-containing protein, with amino-acid sequence MIEHNSLVGITLSVLLMGCSQPAPESSQAGSPNDPTLPAVVSPVPVSTSQGQALPISAKATIAGKTIALEVAKTPQQQATGLMYRTSLADDRGMLFAFNPPQSVSFWMKNVAINLDMIFLRDGEVQAIEANVPPCTTLPCPTYGPDGTLVDQVIELRGGRAAELGLKAGDQIAIQFLEAGTEQTPQSPAKPYPNH; translated from the coding sequence GTGATTGAACACAATAGTTTGGTAGGAATAACGCTTAGTGTTTTGCTAATGGGATGCTCACAACCGGCACCAGAAAGCTCTCAGGCTGGATCACCCAACGATCCAACCCTGCCGGCTGTCGTATCTCCAGTGCCGGTGAGCACTTCCCAGGGGCAAGCGTTACCGATTTCCGCAAAAGCAACCATTGCCGGTAAAACCATTGCCCTGGAAGTGGCTAAAACACCGCAACAACAAGCCACCGGGTTAATGTACCGAACTTCCTTAGCAGATGATCGCGGGATGTTGTTTGCCTTTAACCCGCCTCAAAGTGTCAGCTTTTGGATGAAGAATGTTGCGATTAATTTGGATATGATCTTTTTGCGCGACGGGGAAGTGCAAGCGATTGAGGCAAATGTGCCGCCTTGCACAACTTTACCTTGTCCGACTTACGGCCCTGATGGTACACTGGTTGACCAAGTGATTGAGCTACGGGGCGGCAGAGCTGCTGAACTAGGCTTAAAAGCCGGCGATCAAATTGCTATCCAGTTTTTAGAAGCCGGCACCGAGCAAACTCCTCAATCCCCTGCAAAACCTTATCCAAACCATTAA